A genomic window from Lycium ferocissimum isolate CSIRO_LF1 unplaced genomic scaffold, AGI_CSIRO_Lferr_CH_V1 ctg6055, whole genome shotgun sequence includes:
- the LOC132045172 gene encoding uncharacterized protein LOC132045172: MNISFPAGPIILTSASGFKLSEILAFESRQPFWQIVNYLSHRESLVPQGYGLVSICWLDCGAAILMLTKLKGLLSLCMLKARNAFFSPQGIRDVKWLHELKRSAKRFLE; the protein is encoded by the exons ATGAATATTTCTTTTCCAGCAGGTCCAATAATCTTAACTTCAGCTTCAGGCTTCAAGTTGTCTGAAATATTAGCATTTGAAAGCAG acaacccttttGGCAGATTGTGAACTACCTGTCTCACCGCGAATCACTTGTTCCACAAG GTTATGGTTTAGTTAGTATCTGCTGGCTTGATTGTGGCGCTGCTATATTGATGTTGACTAAGTTAAAAGGTCTTTTGTCCTTATGCATGTTGAAAGCCCGAAATGCCTTCTTTTCTCCTCAGGGAATTAGAGATGTAAAATGGTTGCACGAACTTAAGAGAAGTGCAAAAAGGTTCCTTGAATGA